A stretch of DNA from Paenibacillus sp. FSL W8-0186:
ATTAACTGCATCAACATATAAGTGGCTTTTGGAACATTTGTTTTTTAAGGCTAGAGACAAGGACCTGTTCATTAATTTTGAGCCAATCCCTCTTTTTCTTGCATTTTTGTTTACGGCAAGCATGTCGACTATATGGGTATTGTCTAGGATAACAGAGTGGATAAAGCCTTGTGGCGGGGCATTGGGAGTCCGGGCATACACATATGTGTACCCTCTCTCTAAACGTTTATTAATTTCACGCTTATTGTATTTAACATCTGGAAACGTCTTCTGGGAAAAAGGAATCAGTTCTGTTCGAATAAGGGCATGGATATGTTTTTGGTCATTTTTTCTACTCCGTCTAATCATGATGATACATCCTCCCCTTTGGCTTGTTACATTATATTAATAAGTTTATATGCCAAATGATTGGACCACAGCTTGGTGATATCTAATTTGATATTCTGATCAAGCTAAGCAACATTATATACTTTGGTCAGATCGCCAGTACACCAACTCAATTCTATTATTAAAAGGGTGGGGCAACAACAGAAGGGTTGACTACTGGACTGAATATTAATGTTCTACCGACTTAGGATCCCATATAAAACTTAGTAGAACCTAAACTCTATAATAACCGTTATTTTATGTCTTCTAATACCTTAGATACCCCTTTAAATACATACGGTAACGCATTCGTATACGTAGGTCGGGGGTTCGAGTCCCTTCACCAGCCAAGTATAGCGCGCGGAGGCTGCGCTTTTTTGCGTGGAAAGGGAACCTGGCTCTTACTCTGCTTATACGATATAGTTAGATTGATAGACATTTTGACCGTTTGAAACTAAGTAAAAATAAGCATATTTTGGTATAATGGAACTTGTACATGGAACTGGCTTAAAAGGACGGTCGGCTAGTCTCCCGGAAGGGAGGTGATGCCTGTGGAGATTAAAGATGCTTTGACGATGATGATCAGCTTTGGAGGGCTTATTATTGCTCTGTTGACGCTGGTTGTGGCTATCGTTGTAGCAATTAATCAAAACACAAAGAAATAGACCGCCCTAGGGATTAGGATTGCGGTCTATTTCGATTGCATTAAATCCTACAGCCGACCGCTCTTTAAAGCGGTAAGTGTACGGGGAGCCGTGTTGCTGCACGGCTCCTTAACTATTTTTATCATAGCATAAGCATAATTATACCTCAACCTGGGAGTTCCATTTTATGTGGCTGGAAGCGAAGTGAGGAGGCACGGCATTCCAAACGTCATGGAACGCTCATCCAGCAAGCCATCGGTTAATGTGTAGACCGGAGTTGAATTCCTTCGCTAGCATCCTTCTAAACGTATTAATCCTCCTCCTCTATAGCTAGAATCTCCCTTGCTGCTTCTATGAAAGATAAGATGATGGGTGAAAGCCATTTATCTTTATGCCATGACATCTGAGTATACACGTGCAGGTCAGGAATTTGCCATGGAAGGGCGACAAGCTCGCCTCGCTCCACTTCGGCTTTGGCTACGATTTCTGGAAGAAAGGCAATACCGATTCCTGAAATAGCACATTGTTTAATAGCTTCGGCACTTTGAAACTCTAAATAAGTGATGCTATCAATGCCCTCTTTCTCAAATGACCGGTCAAACATCGTTCGATAGGGGCAACCCTTTTCATTCGTCAGGAACACTTGTCCGTGAAAATCCTCCAGCTGCAGCACAGTTCGTTTCGCGAGCGGGTGGTCTGGAGCAGCGAAAAGGCGGAAGGTTTCTTCCACCAGCGGCTCCACGGCAAGTCCGCTCGAACGGATGGGCTCGTCCAACATAAAGACGATATCCGCAGTTCCCTCAAAGAGTGTCTGTTTGAGCTCTTGATTGGGTACGGAGCGGAAGATGAGACGAACTCCCGGATGCTGCGAACGAAACCGTTGAAAGACAGCTGGAAGCCGGTAGGTGCAAATAACTTCATTGGCACTTACCGTAAGGGTTCCGGTTAAATTTTCATTGTCATGAACGACACCGCGGGCTTCGTCCAATTTGTCTAAGACCCCTTGGATATGTGTTAAAAAGCGTTTCCCCGCCGTTGTGAGAACGAGCTGTTTGCCCAAGCGGTCAAAGAGACGAACCCCAAGCTCATCCTCCAATGCTTTGATTTGCATCGTGACGTTGGAGGGGACGTAATTTAGCACTTCCGCAGCCCGGCTGAAAT
This window harbors:
- a CDS encoding GNAT family N-acetyltransferase, yielding MIRRSRKNDQKHIHALIRTELIPFSQKTFPDVKYNKREINKRLERGYTYVYARTPNAPPQGFIHSVILDNTHIVDMLAVNKNARKRGIGSKLMNRSLSLALKNKCSKSHLYVDAVNYKAQQFYYKQGYQIEKYEPLVNCYLLSKKIG
- a CDS encoding putative holin-like toxin, producing MEIKDALTMMISFGGLIIALLTLVVAIVVAINQNTKK
- a CDS encoding LysR family transcriptional regulator, producing MELRQLITFRTVASTLNFSRAAEVLNYVPSNVTMQIKALEDELGVRLFDRLGKQLVLTTAGKRFLTHIQGVLDKLDEARGVVHDNENLTGTLTVSANEVICTYRLPAVFQRFRSQHPGVRLIFRSVPNQELKQTLFEGTADIVFMLDEPIRSSGLAVEPLVEETFRLFAAPDHPLAKRTVLQLEDFHGQVFLTNEKGCPYRTMFDRSFEKEGIDSITYLEFQSAEAIKQCAISGIGIAFLPEIVAKAEVERGELVALPWQIPDLHVYTQMSWHKDKWLSPIILSFIEAAREILAIEEED